Proteins encoded by one window of Lathyrus oleraceus cultivar Zhongwan6 chromosome 1, CAAS_Psat_ZW6_1.0, whole genome shotgun sequence:
- the LOC127082797 gene encoding protein MAIN-LIKE 2-like, producing MSLLTMGEAHRGTVANIATYEVSRFRTRVHEFVHMDPMIQPYVELAGFGHLSKIMSWSIDNKFILALCERWRPETHTFWFPTGECTVTLEDVYMLLGLRIEGKAVNGKTNFPNSICMELLNVDLLDDNARGQGILLSRLKSYYNSFYLDEHSTEEARIIKTRCYIMLLLGSFLFPEGSGSSMHIMYLPLLRDIDRIGSYSWGSACLAYLYSSLCKNCHKDTSTFSGCAVLLQAWGWSRLPSLAPVNSNPFTFPYAKKWSARGMNYSRCPRHCITQYRNLLDHLRPTDFIWRPYLNMEHEHQINPEDAAVWTTCAPIIRFTTVELHNTDRVKLQFGMVQNIPDPPASLGEWHMRKVNDQWNYNPWQTFARSECRKWKHRHDHVLTDAVMPNEVKPSRTYMAWYRSVGFQFIADDMYLYDPRQTTYTQEALTSNPQQHSQPGYSQPPIQQTFRSTNTQTYNQNMPFTQPQNQEHPPYHHQQMDHQPSTEHRFAPTPSPYQSRLTQNTNRPITYRSQQPQTSQYQNIPQPYLFQTPQQPFQPFLDPSLSPMSPFNRPGRPSMSQPHPNFSGMGHELSYAGTPSLNTEDYAELAAYLNGSSPVGGNDAPGPSDEQTPVQNRQRGLGPRVRIARGCGTGGRLGDPGHHH from the exons atgtctttactcacaatgggcgaagcacacagaggaacagttgcaaacatcgcaacatac gagGTCTCAAGGTTTCGCACTagagtccacgaatttgtccacatggacccgatgattcaaccttatgttgaactcgccggttttggtcaccttagcaaaattatgtcttggtctatagataacaaattcattctagccttatgcgaaagatggaggccagagacacacacattttggtttccaaccggtgagtgtaccgtgacgttagaagacgtctacatgcttttaggactacgaataGAAGGCAAAGCcgttaatggtaagaccaactttcctaattcaatttgcatggagcttttaaacgttgatttgttagatgataatgctaggggacaaggtatactactatctcgcctaaagtcatattataatagtttttatttagatgagcattctaccgaagaggctcgaatcatcaaaactaggtgttacattatgttgttactaggatcctttttatttcccgaaggtagtggttctagcatgcatattatgtacttacctttacttagagatatagatagaataggtagttatagttggggatccgcatgtctagcctatctctatagttctttgtgcaaaaactgccacaaagatacttctacattttctggatgtgctgttttgctacaagcatggggatggtcaagactaccgtctctagcaccggtcaatagcaaccccttcacttttccatatgcaaaaaa atggtcggcacgcggtatgaattacagcagatgtccgagacactgtattactcaatatcgcaacctgttggatcaccttcgaccgacagac ttcatttggcgtccataccttaatatggaacatgagcatcagatcaaccctgaagacgcagccgtatggacaacatgcgcaccgataatacggttcacaacagtggagctgcacaacaccgatcgtgtgaagctgcagtttggtatggtccagaatatcccagatcccccagctagcctaggagaatggcatatgcgcaaagtgaacgaccaatggaactacaacccttggcaaaccttcgcaagatcagagtgtcgcaagtggaagcaccgtcatgaccatgtcttaactgacgcagtcatgccaaatgaggtaaaaccaagtcgtacttatatggcttggtatagatcagttggatttcaattcatcgccgatgatatgtacctctacgacccacgccagacaacttacacacaagaagcCTTAACATCTAACCCCCAgcaacattctcagcccggttactcacaaccacctatccaacaaactttccgttccacaaacacacaaacatacaaccaaaacatgccattcacccaaccccaaaaccaagaacatcccccataccaccaccaacaaatggaccatcaaccttcgaccgaacatcgcttcgcacccacaccatcaccctaccaaagtcgccttacccaaaacactaaccgccccatcacctaccgtagccaacaaccccaaacatcacaataccaaaacatcccacaaccatatctcttccaaacaccccaacaacctttccaacctttcctagacccatcattgtcacccatgtcccccttcaaccgtcctggtcgcccatccatgagtcaaccacaccccaacttctctggcatgggtcatgagctcagctacgccggtacaccatcattgaatactgaagactatgctgagttggctgcatacctcaacggatcttctcctgtaggcggtaatgacgctcctggaccatcagatgaacaaacaccggttcagaatcgtcaacgtgggttagggccaagggttaggatagctaggggatgtgggaccggaggtcggttaggtgatcccggtcatcaccattag
- the LOC127082806 gene encoding calmodulin-binding protein 60 C: protein MQTRYMERSNSMAREKRCLDSTFSTEEDQPERKRPALASVIVEALKVDSLQKLCSSLEPILRRVVSEEVERALAKLGSANLTERSSPKRIESPDGGNLQLQFRTRLSLPLFTGGKVEGEKGTAIHIVLIDANTSRVVTFGPASCVRLDVIVLEGDFNNEDDDAWSQEEFESHVVKEREGKRPLLTGDLQVTLKEGVGTLSDLTFTDNSSWIRSRKFRLGLKVSSGCCEGMRIREAKTEAFTVKDHRGELYKKHYPPALTDEVWRLEKIGKDGSFHKRLNKAGICSVEDVLQLVVRDPQRLRNILGSGMSNKMWEVLVEHAKTCVLSGKLYVYYPDDARNVGVVFNNIYELSGLITNDQYYSADSLSDTQKVYVDTLVKKAYENWIHVIEYDGKSLLNYNQNRTLGTAQHQVPLSSHDYSISNSLNQQISIPSLPVHVPTGQPSMDAGITDGGYHHGTTTRFSMQPQNADLNSALQFGNTAFPLQNLLMSAPHQPQLPRHENELSLGPPQSANPGFQTAGFSDPTYRGFEDFFPEEDIRVRSHEMLENEDMQHLLRIFDMGGQPHTSFNAPEEGYPYSSAYGPATSMNYNVDDERNRSSGKAVVGWLKLKAALRWGIFIRKKAAERRAQLVELDDS from the exons ATGCAAACGAGGTATATGGAGAGATCGAACAGTATGGCGAGGGAGAAACGATGCTTAGATTCAACTTTTTCGACTGAGGAAGATCAACCTGAAAGGAAACGACCTGCTTTAGCTAG TGTAATCGTTGAAGCTCTGAAGGTGGACAGTCTGCAGAAACTTTGCTCATCACTGGAGCCTATTCTACGAAGAGTT GTTAGCGAAGAAGTGGAGCGCGCTTTAGCAAAATTAGGCTCTGCCAATCTTACTGAGAG ATCTTCTCCAAAGCGCATAGAAAGCCCAGATGGAGGAAATTTACAGTTACAATTTAGGACCAGGTTGTCCCTTCCCCTCTTTACTGGTGGGAAAGTGGAGGGCGAGAAGGGCACTGCCATACATATTGTCTTGATTGATGCAAACACCAGCCGTGTTGTCACGTTCGGCCCAGCGTCATGTGTCAGACTAGATGTTATTGTACTTGAAGGGGATTTCAATAATGAGGATGACGACGCTTGGAGTCAAGAAGAATTTGAGAGTCATGTTGTGAAAGAGCGAGAAGGAAAACGACCTCTTCTGACTGGTGATCTGCAAGTGACCCTGAAGGAGGGTGTAGGAACACTGTCCGATCTTACATTTACAGACAACTCTAGCTGGATAAGAAGTCGGAAGTTCAGGCTGGGGCTAAAAGTTTCCTCGGGTTGTTGTGAGGGAATGCGTATTCGTGAAGCCAAAACAGAGGCTTTCACTGTTAAGGATCACCGTGGAGAAT TATACAAGAAACACTATCCACCTGCTTTGACTGATGAGGTATGGAGATTGGAGAAGATCGGTAAGGATGGATCCTTTCACAAAAGGCTGAATAAAGCAGGAATATGTTCTGTTGAAGACGTCCTTCAACTTGTGGTTAGAGACCCACAGAGATTGCGGAAT ATTCTGGGGAGTGGCATGTCAAATAAGATGTGGGAAGTTCTTGTTGAACATGCAAAGACTTGTGTCCTCAGTGGAAAACTCTATGTATACTATCCTGATGATGCAAGGAATGTTGGTGTTGTTTTCAATAATATCTACGAGTTGAGTGGCCTAATCACCAATGACCAATATTACTCTGCTGATTCTCTCTCTGATACCCAAAAG GTTTATGTGGACACATTGGTGAAGAAGGCATATGAGAATTGGATACATGTTATTGAGTATGATGGCAAGTCTCTGTTAAATTACAACCAGAACAGGACTTTGGGTACGGCCCAACATCAGGTTCCACTGAGTTCACATGACTATTCTATTTCAAACTCACTTAATCAGCAGATCTCTATCCCAAGTCTACCAGTTCATGTTCCTACAGGACAACCTTCAATGGATGCTGGTATAACAGATGGAG GTTATCATCATGGTACAACTACCAGATTCTCAATGCAACCACAGAATGCTGATCTTAATTCTGCTCTTCAGTTTGGTAATACTGCCTTCCCTCTACAAAACCTGCTGATGAGTGCTCCACACCAACCTCAACTTCCAAGACATGAAAATGAGTTGTCACTTGGTCCCCCGCAATCAGCCAATCCTGGCTTTCAGACCGCCGGCTTTTCAGATCCTACTTATAGAGGATTTGAAGACTTCTTCCCGGAAGAGGATATTCGAGTTAGAAGTCACGAGATGCTAGAAAATGAAGATATGCAGCATCTGCTCCGTATCTTTGATATGGGAGGGCAACCTCATACTTCCTTTAATGCTCCTGAAGAAGGATATCCTTATTCATCTGCTTACGGGCCTGCAACCTCCATGAACTACAACGTAGATGATGAGCGAAACCGGTCTTCAGGGAAGGCTGTTGTGGGCTGGCTCAAGCTTAAGGCAGCTTTGAGATGGGGCATTTTTATTCGGAAGAAGGCTGCTGAGAGACGGGCACAACTTGTTGAGCTGGATGACTCATAG